The Carcharodon carcharias isolate sCarCar2 chromosome 15, sCarCar2.pri, whole genome shotgun sequence genome includes a window with the following:
- the LOC121287777 gene encoding hemoglobin subunit alpha-like — MPSKQFTAADRTALAEVGKVLSQHAEAFGAESLARLFLTHPASKIYFSEFTDYSAAGPRVRVHGAKVLGAVAKAIGHLDDLHTHLEPLAAKHGHDLLVDPQNFPTFATCILVTVACHLGEFGPATHCALDKLLTIICQELSSQYR, encoded by the exons ATGCCAAGCAAACAATTCACTGCAGCCGACAGGACTGCGCTCGCTGAGGTCGGCAAGGTTTTGTCGCAGCATGCGGAAGCTTTCGGTGCAGAATCTTTGGCCAG GTTGTTTCTAACTCATCCTGCATCCAAGATTTATTTCAGTGAGTTCACTGACTACAGTGCTGCCGGCCCTCGGGTCAGAGTCCACGGTGCTAAAGTACTCGGAGCTGTGGCCAAAGCGATTGGGCACTTGGATGATCTGCATACTCACCTGGAACCGCTTGCCGCCAAACATGGCCATGATCTTCTGGTGGATCCTCAAAACTTCCCG ACATTTGCTACATGTATCTTGGTAACCGTGGCCTGCCACCTGGGTGAGTTCGGTCCGGCTACCCACTGCGCTCTGGACAAGTTGCTTACTATAATTTGCCAAGAACTGAGCTCCCAGTATCGTTAG